Genomic DNA from Telopea speciosissima isolate NSW1024214 ecotype Mountain lineage chromosome 2, Tspe_v1, whole genome shotgun sequence:
TGGTTGTCCCCTTCTACATGGAACCTAGTTAGTTATACTAGGCATTCGTGTTAACTTGGTTGCATCTGCGTGTAAATATTTTGATTCAGAAATTACAGCCCAATAACctgtgagaaaaaaaatttattttcaatccTTTCTTTCTAACTTTAATGGTTGCTTAATGCCATGGATCCATGTGATCTCTCTGAGTCTCTGTACAGGGCAGTGAGCAACCCATTTAGACTTGTGGATTATCAAACACGGCTTGCTTGTTATTTGGGCAATGTGTAACATATTATAATTGTAACATTTGTTGTATTAGTGTGTCCTTACCCACTTTTAAGTTGACAGATTTAAATAAGTACCTACTTACCTGTGTCTTCACAtttaaacaaaccaaaaaaaaatattcaaaaaccataaaaaacaaaaatacctATGTCTTAGGGTGATCCCCACCATTGGAAAATTCAATTTTGTTGGTTATATAAATCTTCTCCAAGGGTGATGGATATTGTTCAAACTATATGtgtttcttcttcctagtgGTTTATCTGATACCTACCAAATTTAACAAATATCTTACAAACTAATCTTAGAAAAAGAGGCTTAGATTTTGACTATGATGAACATTAGATAATCTTTTTTCTGAATCAACCCTTTTATACACAAGGCCAGTGGGGAGGGGGGTTATCTGCTTTGATTTGCTTCTCTAAGAGAATAAGATACAGTAGTGTTACGAGGAGCTGGAGGTTCAAGTAAGTCAATGATCCATAAATAATGATCAGCAAATGAAGTCTTGCACTCTTTCTTTCACCCCATTGGTTAAGTAATGAATGAATGAGATGAGAACACAATCATCCATTAATTGTTCAGGTCAGACACGTATTTGACTTAGTTGTTCATTTACCGGGTCTCCCCAATGATCCTTCTTGCTCATCATACAGTCTTACAAGTCACCTTCTGGACCTTTGAATCCTATGAttagacccccccccccccccaaaaaaaaaatgaattaaatcaaaattctctctttctttctctctctgtctctctctctctgggttaGATTTCAGTAGACATTTTTAATGAAATAATAAggggtttggactttggaagCTGACCCTTCTCCACCTAACCTGGAATATTCAGATAGGTTCCTTCTCTCATCCAAGGATGCTGAAAGATGATGCTGTGACTCACAAAACATAGTAGGTAGGACCGGTTCAACACcagagttcagatctgctactcacatggggacgggtggggataAATCTGAACCAAACCCGCCTCTAGGtttagatctgtccccacccgtccccatgtgggtagctgatccggattctcAATACCACCAACCTGCCCCctcccattttccatttttactGGTCCACAGCACCAATTCCTTTCAAATATAGCAAAAAGAGATGCTATGTTAGGCTTGGACGGCGACATTAACATACCATATATTAACTCAAGTCTTTTTCATCTATCATACTTAAAAAGCATAAAGTTTTCCATTctagggttcataaaccctTATGGGTTTTCGTAtatttcccaaaataccctcttaaTATCCTTCTGAAGCCCTGCAGCATTCACCGAGGCTGAAGGAAAGCCAAAACATCATACAACTCTGAAGGTCACTTAACCCATCAAGAAGGAATTTTATGCATCACATCAACACTCTTTATAAAGGAGAAGTAGCACTAGTTTGTAAGgacaaaatagatgaagagtaCAATATTGGACATAGCCACGTGGCGTTCATATCTGTCTTCTACATGGGTCCCATGAATGGAAAGATGATGTGTACCACCTATCTATCATACATTCATACCTGGCAGGACTGGATCCATTTAACATCTACTGTGGGATACTGGGGTCTCTGGGCTCATCTTCATAAGAGtcattgtacaacaaaacaaagCCCAACTAAAATGAGGGCCCACATCCCCCCGTTAGGTTGCCTTCTTGCCCTTTTGGTCCTCCCATCTCTCGATTATTGAGTTTCTTTCAAGATTTAGCTATAGAGAGGGTCAGGTCAGGTCAGTGACGGACCAAATTTACCCACTTGGCCAACTCAAAGTTCTCCACTCCCATACAAATCCACGTGTCAATACCCTATTGGCTCATGTGTTCATTACTATATTACTTCAAAGGCTCGCTTCATTACTCAAGCTTCTTTTTTCTAtataaataaaaccaaacaatgTCACGTGATAACTAACACTCAACCAGACATCTctttactttactttgcatGATTTATGATGGAAGAGTTTTGGGATTGTGGGGGGAGCGTGGTCTTTGCGTTTACTTGAGGTTCAATGGGAGTGCATGCAAAAGCATCAATTGAAAGACTATTTCCTCTTTTCATAGGGGGTGGGGCCATCATTTTACCTCCCTCTATGTTTAGGCACAGCCCACATGTTCTACCTCGAAAACCATCTCCCCCATGATTTAAAATAGGAGGTAGTTACCCTTCACCACTTCAAAAAAGGAATTCCTTCACCAATGGGTGTGGGTATTTTGGGATGGGCATTAGAAACAACATGAGTATTATCAATTTCGTATACTAGGAGAACTAATAATGACCTTTAAAGAGCGAACTTTCCCTTCTCAACagtggaggaaaatttttttaaaaagaaaaaaaaattaattccaTAATAGTCAATTGGCGAAAGGTTTCAGCACGACATGCATAGTACAAATCATATTTGAAACCCTTCGATGGTGATAAAGGTCCCTTTAAAATACCAAAATCCACCTCCTATTTATGAAGTTTTTGATTTTGGAAAGTAATCGTACCTCTTTTTTTACCAAtttatcaaagaaaagaaattccaTAATTATCAAGAAAGTACATGACAAACAAAGGGTAGACTATCGAGAAGGGTGCATGGCAATAAATAGGAGAGTATGTTATTGAACTTAAGTATCAAATATGATAAGTAGCCAATTTAAATCATTCTCTAAAGGGAACATTTTATTGTAACTAAAGTGGTTAATTTGGATAATTAAGAagttgtaatcttactttttttgtctttttaagaTTACACATTTATTTCTCCAACGAGagtaaatcttgtcattttataTAAATACTAAATTAAATCCCGgattaaataacttttaatattttaaaaatctttttttttttttaattcttaaattaaataatttttaagaataagacaagggacaaTTAAGAAAATGTTAcagcttcttttctttttttttcctttttttttttgtaaaccaaAATTCATTCATAGGCATGGGAAAAGCGCATGGTATCAGGTTTACATAAATCCAAAAACTAAAGAGTAGAAATAAGCCAATCGATCCTACCCGCAAGAGACAACCCTTCGAGATAAGGAGTCAACAACGATGTTGATCTCCCTAGAATATGAACGGATATAGAAAGCTAAGTGTTTCACATctaacaaaatattaaaaacttCCACGGTGGGTGTGGAGTTACTATTCAATTGCATCACCAGGTTCTTGACAATCCGATTCCACCAACAGATACTCAATTCCTTCAGATAAACTTTGTAACAAACCTCCTCTAATTGCAAGGGCCTCGCCTTGAATAACCGAGTAGAAGGAGGCTGACGCAGAGATTGCCGAAATTAGATCCTCTTTCAAATCCATGTTCACATAGCCGAGGCCACATTTCTGATCCTCAAGGGCCGCATCAGTGTTTAACTTGAACGAGAACAAAGACAGAGGGCACCATTGCGGGAACATAGGAGCCAATTCAACACAGTTGGCCACAAATCTGTATTCTCATGCGTTTGAGGACCGGTATGCGGTTGAACTTGAACAAAGGCGCGGCGCTGACAATGTTACAACTTCTaagttcaccactttggtgacaaggAATTGCACAATCCTCTAAATATACAATGGTTAAACTATAGCAAAACTAGATGTCACCCATAGATAGATGGGAGGGGACCGTCCATAGGACCTTTTGCTTCTAATAGATAGATAttacatgaattttttttttttaaaaagaacaCAACTGTTTGTGTTCAGTTTGTTACGTTGCAGCGGCCATTCCCATTGAATGATATTTTTCTTACAAAACAAGATTTTCTCCTATTCAAACGACAGACTCAAGAAAGCATCACTGCTTCTTCAATCTTAAGTAAACAAAATTACAACAATTAAGATTTCCAAATACAATCCCCACTAGCGCATACTTGCAGAATCTTCTTGCTTATTTTGATCCCATCCTCATTTAATTTGCTTTCAAATGCCCAAAATCTACATAGCAAATGGAGTACCACGTGTATATATATAGccacagaaagagagagacagagagtatcTTCTTGGGTCATGGTTTGTCAACCCAATCACCACTGTCAGCAGCAATCCTTCCTGAACTGCGGCCACCCATCTTCCCAAATGAACCCACGGCCGACAAACTCTTGAAGCTACTACTACCCTCGCAAAAGGTCTGTGACTTCCTTAACCTCCTTATCTTCGAGGAATTGGTGCCCCCATCCATTTCATCCTCGGTCTTTCCCTTGACTACCACCAGTTGGGCAATGCTGCTGCGGCAAAATGGGCAGACAGGGGCAGTCAAGCATGCAGTATTGGGGTTTGGCTTGTTGTGGCAGCACAAAGCTAGAGTGCATTGAGCACACATCTGGTGACCACAGTCTTTGACCTCAATTGTGCAAACTTGGTCAAAACAGATGCAGCACATCTCGTTGTCGCTTCCCTGTGTGAGATTAATTCTCCCAATGAGCTTGAAGGCAATTGTACTAGATTACTCAGTTTGCAAAAAATTCTATGAACATAAAGAGAATAGAAAACATAATATTTCCATCTGTTTCGACCTCAAAGAATTACAAATTATCCTTATGCTTAAAGCCATTTCGATCAAATAAACCATTAAACTGGAATCATGAACCTAAAGTTAAGTTACGGAAGATGATATCTGTCTATAGTAAGCATACCAGAGGCTTTGATGATTTCTACCAATGGCTTGTCTCCTATCAAACTCCATCCACGAGGCTAGTAACTGACGGATCCTCTAACCATATTAGCACTCTTAGTCACCACATGGACGGTTTATAAATATAGAACAAACTATAACTGATGATTTCCTGACATCAGAAATCTTTTAACACACTATTTTCTGACATCTCATTCTAACTTTACTGGGAGAAGAACTGCAATAGAAATATCTTTAATTTCTAGAATACAATTCTCCCCAACGATATCTGTTCATGGGTTCTATAATTGGAAATGATTAATTTTACTTTGAAGCAAAACTAATgaaataaaacttaattttcCTCAACTCTCAGAGTCAATAGAAAATCGAAAAGATTGGCGTTCAAGTAGAAGCAGAATAAGGAAAATCACCTCAGAGATATTGTCGTCAATATAGGCGTCTCCACCAGAATGCGGAGGGGATGGAAGTGAGCATGCCATCCCCTTCAAGATGgtcttttccctctctctgtttgCTTCCATAAGAGCCCTCTCCATCAGGACCTTTGCCTCTGAATTAAGCTCACTGATGAATTTCAATGGCGCCGGCCACACAAGAGGCTCTGCTGACGCTGGGTTCAGCAGGGCCGCACATGCGCTGTGCTTGTGTTTCAGAGCAACCGTGTATGGTATTCTCCTGCAGGAACCCATCCATTCCATGTATACAATTTTAGTGATTGCAGATCTTTACATGTTCAAACTATAGGAATCCATCACGAACAAAAGATTGAATACAGAAAATCTAGCTCTAGATTTATCACGGGCTTAATCACTTCCACAAATAAACAAGTTCTAGAGTTCACTAGTTTCGAGCACTGACACTTTTGCCAATCAGCAATGGGTATAGTTCCTAATTTCGGCATCAAAAAGTAGATTGAGCAAAAACTTACCCAGCTGAGTCTCTTTGAAGCCGATCTGTGCCCCACGCCAGCAGTTCACGGACACAATCCAATGAACCTCCTCGAGCTGCCAAATGAAGTGGAGTGCTCCCAGGGCAGCTGCAATTACGAGTTAGGTCACTATCAATTTCAGAGAccactattattattattattgttgaaATGTATACGAAATGGGACCTTCAGTAACGGATCAGTACCCATATCCGCCGGAGATTGCAGAGACAAGAGCCCCACTATCTAATAGTACATGAACGCAATCAGCCCGTCTTCGCCGGGCTGCTAAGTGCAACGGAGTAGCTCCACTGCCGTCTCTAACATTCACGAAACGAGCGAACCCCCTACAGTTCAATCTCAACAGTCACAAAGATGCCCTTGAAACAATTTCGTCCACAAGACATAGCCAAGTGGAGGAGGAATAAACCAAGTATGGAAGTCCACCCACCAAGATTCGGCAACAGGGCTCGAATGGGCAGCTGAAAGAATGGCTTGGAGGCAATCCGAATGTCCGTAATAAGCAGCATAGTGCAAACAGGTCCTTCCGTGAACAGAATCAAACATCAAAATCTGGTAAGGAAGTTCATACAgaatccaaatcaatccaacaTTGCGGTTCAGAATTTGTTAAAAAGATTGAAATAGGTGTAAAAATCAATAGAAATGAAGAGAAAGGTAGGATTTCTACATACATTCGCCCCTGCTTGAAGGAGCTTCCGCACGCAGGAGATCTTGCCGTGCATTGCAGCCAGCATAAGTGGCGTCTAACCCAATTAAAcacaaaagataaaatgagCATAAGgtaacgaaaaaaaaaaaccaaccaaaagaAAACGCAAGATCAAGCATTTTCAGAAAGAGGGAAGCGACAACTTCATTCAATTAATAAAGGAGCTAACCTGCTTATGACGATTAAAGATATCCGGATGAACAGATCGATctaaaaggaaggagagaaccTGTTCATCATGAAACTCGTAAAATACTAAACatttatggaagaaaatagaaaaacccACAAGAGGGGTGAGATAGCGAAAATAAAACTAACCTCGATCCGACCATTAGCAGCAGCGATATGAAGAGCGGAGAGCTTATCATAGACGGAGTTCTGATGTAATAGAGTTGGGTCTCTCTCCAAAAGAGCAACAACGGTGTCCAGGTCCCCAATCTGAACAGCACGGAAGAGGCCATGTTCGTAACTGGCTCTGCAACTCAGTCCCTGACCCATCtccttcccccaccccctccctctctctctctctctctctctctctctcaagtcgTTTTACATCCAACCGCGGGAGCCGGAGAGGAGAGCACCACCTTATCGTGCAACAGCGGGAGCCGGAGAGGAGAGCACCACCTTATCGTGCGCCCTCCTTCCTCGGAAGGGAAGGGGTGGTCGCGTGAAGATCCTTCAAAGAGGAAAGATAAACAGTGGAAGCTGTGTGgagtaaagaaagaaagaaagaggtctCGGAGTTTGGAGCTGCCCGATGGTCAGCATTTAGTACGGGAATCTGACCGTAAGAGGCTACGGGCAGCTGCCATGGCTGAAAATTGAAGATCGAAAGTCGGGTGGTGCTGTTGCGAGTCTTACGAGTCATTGTCGAAATCTGAGTTTCGTTCCACACCAACACCATGGTCCACGGTCCACGGCCCATGGCCCACCAGATTAATATTCTATCTCTCCCTCGCATGAAATGACCTCGctgtcctcctcctccttcatcttcttcttcgtttggTTGTTAAGAAAATATATGaatattctaccaaaaaaaagaaaagatatgaaTATATGATGATAGCTGACCCACCccgaaaaaaaaagttgttagTGATGATCATAAATTCCTCATATCATCACATGTGTCTTGCATGAAAGATCATAAACAGTCTCGTAAAAAATTACATTCAAAAAGATCGTCCAtgccaaaaatttattttgattcatgTTTTATAGCCtttaggatttatttatttaaaaaaagttTTCCACGTCATTGAatggattttattattaaacTACACTTATGTCCTCTCAAatggattttattattagtttttctttttcctaggattaaaatcctttcTAATTCCATAAAAGTGCTGCAACACATGGAAGATGCTAAATCCAACGGTGCTaaattcaagaataaaaaaaaaatgggatcaATTAAGTTTGGCACTGTTGGATTTAGCAACATCCACATGTCAAGGTCTCAGCCTCGAATTGCATTGCACTACACTgtacttttagggaattggagaagattttaATCTCTTTTTTTACCCACATGGGTCTTATGTAGATGATACCGTTTCATGTACTGTTACTGGTGTGACATAGGAGATTCCCCTTCATGGTTCAAGGTATCATACTGTACAAGAGAGAGTAAAATGgtacaaaaaaataagatatagTTATTATGAAGGATGTAACAATTGGATCCGATCAGATGCGACCGATCCATATCAATATTGGTATCTAATTTAGATAAAAAATAATACTCTGATAGTGATTcacgataccaatacctaaaaccgtGTCCCCTCCTCCCCTACAATGGACAATGGTGGCATGAGAAACAATCTCTCTTATATATTTTATCGGAAAAATATCTGTGACAAGATGTAAGGTACCATGGCGGCTGATAGAACCCTTACCTTTATTTTGTATCACGAGTCTTTTACCTTGGAATCTTTTCCACGCCATCCAAAATGAATAATTGGAGGAATAACATATAAtacattttccttttcatttcccATCAAAACCTATTTTTGTATTGCATTATTTAATCTTTTTTGGGGGTAGACAACAGGGTTATTCATTCAGGCACATCCAATGCCAATAGAAAAACAGGATATATAAAATGATACTTAGAAAAGATAGATAGCATGATCAACAAAAGGTTTGGGTATACAAAACCCAGATCGATGGAGCGGAAAGCGACCCGATCTCCCATGCCATAGATTGAGTCATCCGAAAAAGAGGATGGGTGAAAGTCATTGCCCCAAAGAAAGTGTTGTCGACACAGCAACTGATAAGCACATGCACTTTCATACTAATAGAAAGGACCCCATAAGTGCCGAAAAGATCTACGCCATCATGCCCATGCGAGCCAGCACGATGCCGCACTGAGAGAAGCCTCGATGAATGGGGATAGGGCCAGCAAGAGGGGTAACGGAACCGGCCATTTCCATGGCGACACCAGCGCCAGAACCGACGTAACCTGCAAAACCagaacctaaaaaagaaaaagaacatgaAAAAAGAGAGGTAACAAGGCCGGAAAAAGGGGAGAGGGGTAGGGGACATGGGCCGAGAAAAGGGGAGAGACATGGTGCGGGAAGAAGGGAGGGGGAAAAGGGAAGGTGGAAAAGGGGCGGGGGAGGGGCACGAGGGTGGTGGTGAGGACGGTGACGCTGGTGAGGGTGAAGGAGATGACGCTGATGAGAGAGGGGGTGGCGGTGAGGGCGGTGACGCCGGTGAGGGTGACGGAGATAGTGGTGAGCAGGGGGTAAGGGACAGGGAGAGGGTGGCAGTGAGAGCGGTGACGCCGATGAGGGTGAGGGAGAAGGGCACAGGGGGTCGGAGTTGCACACACCGGTCATCATCGTCGTTGTCGGCATCAACGTCGGCATTAGCGTCCGATGAGCCTCCAAGAGTCATGGCTGAAGATAGCACGTCACACAGACGGAGAGATAACATGCCACAAGGGCGGAGAAAGCGAACAGAGGCAGCGGCGGCAGGTTGCCCTAGGGTTTTGAAGGGTTTCTACTGAGAGAAACTTTCGTTGTTATTCTAtcatttatagtgttttatggattacatttttttcttcttcttcttgtacaTGAAGGAAAGAGTATCGCATGTATTGATAACATGCCAAATTTATGACCCTAATTTGGTTTTGTTACCCAACCTCATATGTTGATTGGACATATATAATGAGAGGTACTGCATGGGTTAGGTTTGGACCTACATCCACTGTGTTAATAAGCATGGGACATAAGCCAAGCCAAGCCCATGCAAAAGCTGATTGGGCCTGGGCCCATTTTTAGCCAAGCTCGACCAGAGTTATCAGCCCACGGGCTATACTAGGACGAGGAATCTCAATCCCTTTCTACCTAGCCTAGAGTAAGGGTTgtgatttgtgaacttgtgaccTCAAACCCAATCCAACCTTTACTTTTATAAGTACATGTAGTCTGTAGACATATAAATTGATACAACCACACATACCTAACCTAAGTACCCAAAAAGTTCCTACACGCTTATTATGGAAACCCTTTTCCCACACAACATTTATTATCATAGTTTTAGGTATCAACATCGGATCGACAATTCGAATCAATATTGATTGTgatcgatatcgatacttaATTGATACAAATCAATCGATAGgatcatagttttttttttttttttttttttttataacaaaaaagCAGTGTTTTGATTTGGAATCCAACGGATACATATCGAAATTGATATTGGTAGTGGTCGAGACCGATATCATCATCGATATTTTGAATTAAATCCACAATTattgttaaataaaaaaaaaaccaaataaataaattagggttcaaatttaaaggaaataaacttatgaaacaaaataaaaaagggtatAGTACGTACACTATTACCTAATTATGTGTTATCTTGCAAGTCAATTTATTTTTCCCATATGCTAGAGTGATGCTTATAAAATGCCTAAAGAGAGACTATTTGAATAATGAtggcatttaaaaaaaaaatgaaataacatGGATGGTGAACTTTTTGGTTGAGATGAGCcatcaaatttgacattttgTTCTAGATGAGTTTTGATATATCTAATGATTGTGATGTAAAATCATATTATGTCCATTACTAAAAGATGGTGAGAGTGGATCGGCAAATTTGTAGAATTTCATATCAATGTTTATTGTTGGCACCCACATTTAGTAAATTGGCATTTGaggtgttttattttattttatttttttaataatttcgCTCCCAAAGTACTGCAACTAACCATGGTTAAGTTCAAAGTTGATGTGTGTGTggtgtgtggtgtgtgttgtatatatccgtcattccacggtcctaaaaatcggttaatcttttgggattggtgtgtggtttgtgtgattacactttcattgaaaattaaaaaaaaggttcaAGGTTGATGTGACTTTTAAAATAATTCAtgggaaaaaaaacacatacaAAAGTACCAACCTGTCctcataaattaaaaaattgcatctatgttgatgtTCTTGCATGccttctcattggcccctgtcCTGATGCAAGTACTACACAACCAGACAAACGATCGCTTATCTAAAATTCATATATAGGAAATGATAGAGGATTCTCTAGGGAAGCAAGGTACTCTATGCTCTCACattgaatattttaattattctttttttttttcttaaaaaaaaaaaaaaaacaatataataatTCTTGTAAGGAGTCACAATGTATGCCTTAGGCTAAAAGAGCCTTTTCCCATATAAAATTTATCGATCTTGTACTCAACTTCTACATATTTCAAATGATCGTTTAACCATCctaattttacattttaaagCATTTGATTTGAATCATGAGCGTTCATTTGGCATTTTAAGTCACAATTTGATCCAAGATCAGGCCATAAGAAGCTTTTGAAATTACAAATTGGAAAAAACACAAtttaatcattataattaacaTTTTTAAACATTTGAtttgaatagtgattat
This window encodes:
- the LOC122650210 gene encoding putative E3 ubiquitin-protein ligase XBAT31, which produces MGQGLSCRASYEHGLFRAVQIGDLDTVVALLERDPTLLHQNSVYDKLSALHIAAANGRIEVLSFLLDRSVHPDIFNRHKQTPLMLAAMHGKISCVRKLLQAGANILMFDSVHGRTCLHYAAYYGHSDCLQAILSAAHSSPVAESWGFARFVNVRDGSGATPLHLAARRRRADCVHVLLDSGALVSAISGGYGCPGSTPLHLAARGGSLDCVRELLAWGTDRLQRDSAGRIPYTVALKHKHSACAALLNPASAEPLVWPAPLKFISELNSEAKVLMERALMEANREREKTILKGMACSLPSPPHSGGDAYIDDNISEGSDNEMCCICFDQVCTIEVKDCGHQMCAQCTLALCCHNKPNPNTACLTAPVCPFCRSSIAQLVVVKGKTEDEMDGGTNSSKIRRLRKSQTFCEGSSSFKSLSAVGSFGKMGGRSSGRIAADSGDWVDKP